In Streptomyces paludis, the genomic stretch CCGAGAGTTACTTGGCCCTGCACCATGTCCACGCCGCCGGACTCCGGGCCGAAGCCCACGCCCACAGCCTCGCCGCCGACGCCGCCGCGGCCGGCACACCGCCCCGGCGGCCCCGCGGCCGTGGCCTCCGCGCGCGGTTGGGGTGGCGGCTTGTGGAGGTCGGTCTGCGGCTGGCCACCGCGCCCGGGGCCGGGGCCGCCTGAGCGGCAGCAGTCGCGGCGAAGGCCGCGCCTGGGTGGGTGCGGCCTTCGCCATGACAGAGAAAACGCGGTAGTTGATGTGTCGCCTCAGTGCCGCTTCAGCGCACTCAGCGGTGGTGGGGCGACGTCAGCAGGTGCTGTCGAAGAAGCTCCTTCCCGTAGTCGTTGCCGTTCGGCGTGCGGACCACGCAGTGGAGGTGCTGCTGCGTGGGCGCGCCACCGTTCTGTTCGCCGTACAGGGATCCGAACGCGAACGGGGACTGGCAGTCCACCTCGATCCAGATGACCGGGCTCTGGACGCGGCAGTAGAACGCCGACGTGGCGGCCGTACCGCCCATCCAAGCGAAGTGGGTGTCCTGGAGGTGCTTGCGGACCTCGGACATCTGGACCTTGGCGACGTCGTTCTTGGCCTTGCCCACGAACAGCTCGATGAGCGCGAGCAGTTTGGTCCGCTGTACGGACGTCAGCCGGTTCGCCCGGATGCCCGTGTACTCCTGGACGGCGTTGTCGGAGAACGCGCCCGCTATCAACTCCTCATTGTCCTTCGTCGACTTGAGGATGGCGGCGGAACGCTGAGCGGTGTCGAGGGAGTTGACGGCGGCGAGCGCCGCCTTGATCTCGTCCTGCATGACGTCGACGGTCTTGTTGTCGATCTCCATCGACGTCGGCTCGCAGCCCCAGAAGCAGGGGCTCATCACGACCTGGTCGCCGAGGACGAAGTAGTTGATGACCAGGTGGTGGCCGTCGAACTGGAAGCCCCAGGGCTCGGTGGCGGACGGGGTGCCCATCACCGTCCAGTAGTACGCCTCCGCGTACTGCGTCTGGTTGATCGCCTCGCACGCCGCCTTGTTGATCCGGCGGGTGAGCTGGGTGGTCTCCAGCCCCTGCGCGCTGAGCGCGGCGGTCAGCAGGGCCTCGCCCAGCGCGTTCTGCTCGGCGGAGAGGTTCTCGATGGACACGCCCTGGCGGGTGTACGCGTCGATGTTGCTCCACAGCCGCCACTCGGTGGAGTGCAGGGAGAACTGCGCGTCGGACCGCTCGGTGTCGCTGAGCCCGGCGAGGAACGCCGTGGCGGCGGCGATCACCGGGGCGGTCTTCACGCCCTGGGAGTGGACGGTGTAGAGGTCGTCGATCCGCTTGCCGTCCGTGGTGACGCCGAAGAACTCCTCGGTGATCCCCTCGTTGCCGGGGCCGCCGGCGCCGCCGCCCGGGCCTCCCGGGCCGCCGCCGGGCGCGCCGCTCGGGTCGGTGGTGGCCGTGTCGGTGGCCGAGGGGTCGGGGGCGGCCGTACCGGTGTCGTCGTCGGCGAGCGCGGTCCACGCGCCGGCGCCGCCCATGGTCGCGACGGCCGTCGCACCGCCGGCGAGGAAGACCTTGCGCATGAACGTACGGCGGCTCGCGTGGGCGCGGCGTCCGGTCTCGGCCCGTACGGCGGTGTCCTGTGTGGCCCCTGCGGTCCCTGCGTCCCCGGTGTCGAGTTCGGTCATCGTCGCCGGCTCCTCTCGTCATGGGCACGTCCCTCGTGGACGGCCGTGCGAGACGACTGTGGGGCAGCAACCTGAGTCCCACCTGAAGCCGGTGGAGTGGAGAGCGGGAAAGCGGCGTTCAGCTCGGCTCGGACAGTGCCCGCAGCCGGTGCTCCTTCGGCGAGAGCCCGTACGCGGCCCGGAACGCGTGGGTGAGTACGGAGGCGTCGACGATGCCCCAGCGGGCGGCGACGGCGTGGATCGGGGTGGTCCGCAGCGCGGGGTTCTCCAGGTCGCGGCGGATACCGGCCAGCCGCTGGCCGCGGATCCAGGCCGCCACCGTCTCGCCCGGCGCGCGCTGCTCGAAGAGCCGGTGCAGATAGCTGAGCGAGATGTGGTGGGCGGCGGCGATCACGGGCGGCTTCAGCTCGGGGTCGTGCAGGTTCTGCCGGATGAACGCCTTGACGCGTTCCGTCATGGCCTGCTGGCGCGTCTCCGGCGGCAGGGCGGCCTCGGCGTCCAGCGCGCGGGCGAACCACGCCGCCACCAGGTCGAGTACGACCGTACCCAGCCGTGGCGCGTCGGACGGCTGGAGGGTCTCGGCCTGCCGCTCCAGACTGATGAGGAACTCCGAGAGCAGGGCGCCCATGCCCTCGCGCCCCGACAGCCCCCGGCCCAGCAGGTCCCGTACCCGGTGCGGTGGCAGGGGCAGCAGCGCCTTGGGGAAGTCGACGCCCACTCCTCGTATGACACGGCACCTCCCGTCGTCCGCCGACCGGACATCGTAGGGCGCCGAGCTGTCGGCCATATGCAGGTCACGGGGACCGAACGTATTCGTCCGCCCGGCGCTGTCGATCGCCAGTCCGCCGTCGAGCAGCAGCGTCAGGTGGTACAGCTCGGGGTCCGACTGGCGCACCATCTTCGGGCTCCGCCGGTAGCGGGTCGGCAGGAAGGACGTCGGCCATACGGTCACCGGCCCCAGCTCCATCAGCCGTATCTCCGCGCGGAAGTCGGAGTGATGGACGCTGATCATGTCGCTCGACCGGGTGCGACCGACCAGTTCCCGCCAGTAGTCGAACCTGTCCGCCGCAGGCAGGTCCTCGCTCCGGAACACGGTTCCGATCATCATCGTGCCCACTCTCCGTCGTGCCACCGAGTACTGCTTCGCCGACGGCCTCGCACTGGTTCCTGCCGTTTTACCGTCCGCAGCGGGATTAAAGCTCAAGCGGGGAGTCGGTCATGGCCCCGGGGGTGGGGTGAGGGACGGACCGGGGAGCGGACCGGCGAGCGGACCGGGGAGGGCCGGAAATCGCTGGGTGAGCCAACGTCGTTTCCGTACAGGGAAGTTCGTTGCGAGGTGCTTCGGCGCTGGGTGCTTCGATGGCGGGCAGGTCGATGCCGGGCAGGTCGGTACAGGGCAGGTCGACCGTGAACGCCGTACGGCCCGGTTCGCTCTCCACGCCGATCCGGCCGCCGTGCGCCGCCGTGATGGCCGCGGCGATGGCGAGACCGAGGCCGGCGCCGCCGCCCGCGCCGCCCGAGGTACGGGAGCGAGAGGCGTCGGCGCGGGTGAAGCGTTCGAAGACGGTGGGGAGCAGCCCCGGCGGGATGCCGGGGCCGTCGTCCCGTACGCGGATGACGCAGCGCCGTGGCGCGGCCGTCTCGACGGAGGCGACGACCGTGGTCCCGGCGGGGGTGTGGGCGCGGGCGTTGGCCAGCAGGTTGGCCACCACCTGGTGCAGGCGCGCCTCGTCGCCGGTGACGAGGGCCGGGCCGTCGTCGAGGAGCAGCACGAGCTGCCAGTCGTGTCCGTCGCCCGCCGCCCGCGCGTCCCACACCGCCTCGGAGACCAGGGCCGCGAGGTCCACCTCCGCGGACTCCAGCGGCCGTCCGTCGTCGAGCCGGGCGAGCAGCAGCAGGTCCTCGACGAGCCCGGTCATCCGGGCCGACTCGGCGGAGACCCGGCGCCAGGCGAGGCCGGGTTTGATCTTGTGGGTGCCGCGGTTCATGAGTTCCGCGTATCCGGCGATCGAGGCGAGCGGGGTACGGAGTTCATGGCTGGCGTCGGCGAGGAACCGGCGCATCCGCTCCTCGCCGCGCTGGCGTCGGGCGAGCGAGGACTCGACGTGGTCGATCATCCGGTTGAGCGCGGCGCCGACCTGGCCGGCCTCGCTGCCGGGGTCGGTGTCGCGCTCGGGGACCCGGAGGAGGCCGGTGACCTCGCCGCTGCCGAGCGGCGAGCGCGACACGGCGACGGCGGTCGCGGCGACCCGGCCCAGCGGGCGCAGCTGGCGGCGGATGACGACGGCGCAGACGCCGCAGGCGAGGGCGAGCCCGGCGGTGGCGACCGCCGCCTCGACCACGACCAGACCGTTGAGCATGGTCCGTACGTCGTCCATGGGGAGCCCGATGAGGACGTAGAGCCCGTCACCGCCGAGGACGGCGATCCGGTACGTGCCCAGGCCGGGGACGGTCCGGGTGTGCAGGGAGCCGTCCGCGCCGATACCGGCGAGGGCGGCCCGCTGGTCGGCGGTGACGGCCCGCGGCCGGCCGTCGGGCCCGATGACCTCGGCGGCGGTGACGGTCCCGTCGGTGGCGTCGAGCCGGGCGGCGAGCGTACCGGCGGCCTGCCCCTGCTCGTTGAGGAACGCCAGGTCGGTGTCCGTACGCGGGCCCACCTTGACGCCGCCGAGGCCGCGCTCGGCGGCGTTGGTGACGCGCTCGTCCAGATTCCCGAGGAGGTAGGCGCGCTGTACGCAGATGGTGGTGAGCGCCATCGCCGCGCACACGACGACGAGGGCGGCGCCGATGGAGAGCACCAGCCGGACGCGGAGCGAGCGCCCGCTCGACGGGTGTACGCGACGACGACGGAGCGGCCAGTGTCCGCGCGGCCAGTGCGCACGCGGCCAGTGTCCGGGCGGCAAGTGTCCCTGTAGCCGTAGCCGTAGCCGTAGCCGCAGCCGCTGAGGGCGCGTACGTACCCAAGGCCGTTCCCAGGCCCGTGGCCGGGTCGGGGGCCTCGGGTGCGGTCCGGCCGGGGGGCGGCCCGGGGGCCGGGTCGGGTCGCCGCCGGGGGCCCTCATCTCGCCTCCTCCGCCGCGCGGATCGCGTACCCCACACCGCGCACGGTGTGGATCATCGGTGCCCGGCCCCTGTCGATCTTCCGGCGCAGGCTGGAGATATAGACCTCGACCAGATTGCCGCCCCCGTCGAACGAGCTGCTCCACACCCGGTCGAGGATCTGCGCCTTGCTCAGCACCTGGCGCGGATGGCTCAGCAACAGGCTGAGCAGGTCGAACTCCTTCGCGGTGAGCCCGACGCGGGCGCCGTCGCGGTGCACCTCGCGGGTCCGCTCGGTCAGCACGAGTCCGCCGAGCACCCGCACCGGGTCGTCCGTCCGTATCTCCTCGGCGCCGGTCCGGCGCAGCAGCCCGCGCAGCCGCAGCACGACCTCCTCCAGGGAGAACGGCTTGGTCACGTAGTCGTCGGCGCCCGCCGAGAGTCCGTCGATGCGGTGTTCCAGCGCGTCGCGGGCGGTGAGCATGAGGACGGGCAGCTTCGGGTTCTCGGACCGCAGCCGGCGCAGCACCTGAAGTCCGTCCAGATCGGGGAGCATTCCGTCGAGGACGACGACATGCGGTGCGCAGCCGCGTGCGGCGCGCAGCGCGCTCTCGCCGTCACCGGCCGGGTACGGGCGCCAGCCGGCCTCGGTGACGGCCACGGACAGCAGCTCGGTGAGTCCGGGCTCGTCGTCGACGATCAGGACGCGGACCCGCTCGCGGGTACGGGCCCCGGTGCTGCTGGGCGTGGCGCGATCCGTATACCGGTCCATGTACGGATCGTGTCCCGGTCGGCTGGGTGAATCCTGTGTTCCACCTGGGTCCTGGCCGTGGGTCGCGGAAGCCGGAAGCCGGAAGCCATGAGGCGGACACGCGGAGGGCCCGCCCGGTGTCCGTCACCGAGCGGGCCCTCCGTCGTACAGGCGCGCGTTTACGTGCGTGCGTCCGCCGGACCGGTCAGTCCGTGACCTCGACCCGGCCGTTGTTGACGGTCGTGCCGCTGGTCGTGCCGTTCGTCGTCTCGGCCGCCGGCGCGGGGACGACCGCCGTGCCCTTGCCCGCGGTGATGCCCTTCAGCAGCTCCGCCAGGTCGACACCGGTGGTCGAGCTGAGCAGCTCGACGCCCTGCGCGACGTTGTCGGTGACCGTACGGGCCAGCTGGCTCGCGCCGTCCGTGGAGATGACCGTCAGCTTGTCGATGGCGCTCAGCGGCTCCGACGCCTTCGCGACGACCGACGGGAGCACCTCGACGAACATCTGGAGAACGGCCGCGTCGCCGTAACGGGCGAAGGCGTCCGCCTTCTTGTGCATGGCC encodes the following:
- a CDS encoding AraC-like ligand-binding domain-containing protein encodes the protein MIGTVFRSEDLPAADRFDYWRELVGRTRSSDMISVHHSDFRAEIRLMELGPVTVWPTSFLPTRYRRSPKMVRQSDPELYHLTLLLDGGLAIDSAGRTNTFGPRDLHMADSSAPYDVRSADDGRCRVIRGVGVDFPKALLPLPPHRVRDLLGRGLSGREGMGALLSEFLISLERQAETLQPSDAPRLGTVVLDLVAAWFARALDAEAALPPETRQQAMTERVKAFIRQNLHDPELKPPVIAAAHHISLSYLHRLFEQRAPGETVAAWIRGQRLAGIRRDLENPALRTTPIHAVAARWGIVDASVLTHAFRAAYGLSPKEHRLRALSEPS
- a CDS encoding DUF3500 domain-containing protein: MTELDTGDAGTAGATQDTAVRAETGRRAHASRRTFMRKVFLAGGATAVATMGGAGAWTALADDDTGTAAPDPSATDTATTDPSGAPGGGPGGPGGGAGGPGNEGITEEFFGVTTDGKRIDDLYTVHSQGVKTAPVIAAATAFLAGLSDTERSDAQFSLHSTEWRLWSNIDAYTRQGVSIENLSAEQNALGEALLTAALSAQGLETTQLTRRINKAACEAINQTQYAEAYYWTVMGTPSATEPWGFQFDGHHLVINYFVLGDQVVMSPCFWGCEPTSMEIDNKTVDVMQDEIKAALAAVNSLDTAQRSAAILKSTKDNEELIAGAFSDNAVQEYTGIRANRLTSVQRTKLLALIELFVGKAKNDVAKVQMSEVRKHLQDTHFAWMGGTAATSAFYCRVQSPVIWIEVDCQSPFAFGSLYGEQNGGAPTQQHLHCVVRTPNGNDYGKELLRQHLLTSPHHR
- a CDS encoding sensor histidine kinase, which gives rise to MALTTICVQRAYLLGNLDERVTNAAERGLGGVKVGPRTDTDLAFLNEQGQAAGTLAARLDATDGTVTAAEVIGPDGRPRAVTADQRAALAGIGADGSLHTRTVPGLGTYRIAVLGGDGLYVLIGLPMDDVRTMLNGLVVVEAAVATAGLALACGVCAVVIRRQLRPLGRVAATAVAVSRSPLGSGEVTGLLRVPERDTDPGSEAGQVGAALNRMIDHVESSLARRQRGEERMRRFLADASHELRTPLASIAGYAELMNRGTHKIKPGLAWRRVSAESARMTGLVEDLLLLARLDDGRPLESAEVDLAALVSEAVWDARAAGDGHDWQLVLLLDDGPALVTGDEARLHQVVANLLANARAHTPAGTTVVASVETAAPRRCVIRVRDDGPGIPPGLLPTVFERFTRADASRSRTSGGAGGGAGLGLAIAAAITAAHGGRIGVESEPGRTAFTVDLPCTDLPGIDLPAIEAPSAEAPRNELPCTETTLAHPAISGPPRSARRSAPRSVPHPTPGAMTDSPLEL
- a CDS encoding response regulator transcription factor; this encodes MDRYTDRATPSSTGARTRERVRVLIVDDEPGLTELLSVAVTEAGWRPYPAGDGESALRAARGCAPHVVVLDGMLPDLDGLQVLRRLRSENPKLPVLMLTARDALEHRIDGLSAGADDYVTKPFSLEEVVLRLRGLLRRTGAEEIRTDDPVRVLGGLVLTERTREVHRDGARVGLTAKEFDLLSLLLSHPRQVLSKAQILDRVWSSSFDGGGNLVEVYISSLRRKIDRGRAPMIHTVRGVGYAIRAAEEAR